Proteins encoded together in one Oceanobacillus iheyensis HTE831 window:
- a CDS encoding NAD(P)/FAD-dependent oxidoreductase, protein MSKKVIVIGGGIVGASTAYYLAKQGAAVTLIDRNDQGQATDAAAGIICPWISQRRNKDWYQLAKSGAALYTKLIAELKSLGETNTGYEKVGAISLHTETKKLEGMVERATKRKETAPEIGEISTLNESETLNRVPILKEGYRSVYISGAARVNGQELLQALKRAGKLKGVKIIEGDASLSIEDNQIKGVHVDNQYTLPADKVILANGAWMSELVKPFGIDLQVFPQRAQITHVKLPGVDTTKWPVIMPPGNQYMLSLPDNRIVLGSTYEDNVGFDYRITAGKVHEILDKAFNIAPELENSTVVETKVGFRPFTPGSLPIVGPLHQIKGVYLANGLGGTGLTMGPFVGQQLAKIALGELPDIELENYDVSKAIASQ, encoded by the coding sequence ATGAGTAAAAAAGTAATTGTTATAGGTGGCGGAATTGTAGGAGCGAGTACTGCTTATTACCTTGCTAAACAAGGAGCTGCCGTTACACTAATCGATCGTAATGATCAAGGACAAGCTACTGATGCTGCGGCAGGTATCATATGCCCCTGGATTTCACAACGCCGTAATAAAGATTGGTATCAACTAGCCAAAAGTGGCGCTGCATTATATACAAAACTGATTGCTGAATTAAAATCCTTAGGAGAGACAAATACCGGGTATGAAAAAGTCGGCGCAATTAGTCTACATACTGAAACAAAGAAATTAGAGGGTATGGTAGAACGAGCAACAAAAAGAAAAGAAACGGCTCCTGAAATTGGTGAAATTTCTACGTTAAACGAATCAGAAACTTTAAACCGCGTGCCTATTCTTAAAGAGGGATATCGATCTGTCTATATAAGTGGAGCTGCTCGAGTAAATGGGCAAGAGTTACTTCAAGCACTTAAAAGAGCTGGAAAATTAAAAGGCGTAAAAATTATAGAAGGCGACGCAAGCTTAAGTATCGAGGATAATCAAATCAAGGGAGTCCATGTGGATAATCAGTATACCCTCCCTGCCGACAAAGTGATACTTGCAAACGGGGCATGGATGTCCGAACTAGTTAAACCTTTCGGGATTGATTTACAAGTGTTTCCTCAACGAGCACAAATTACACATGTAAAATTACCTGGGGTCGATACGACAAAATGGCCTGTCATTATGCCACCCGGAAATCAGTATATGCTCTCTTTGCCAGATAACCGAATTGTCTTAGGTTCGACTTATGAAGATAATGTTGGCTTTGATTATCGAATTACAGCTGGAAAAGTGCATGAAATATTAGATAAAGCATTTAATATCGCTCCAGAATTAGAAAATAGCACAGTAGTTGAAACAAAAGTTGGATTTAGGCCATTCACCCCTGGCTCCCTCCCAATTGTCGGCCCACTACATCAAATTAAAGGTGTATATTTGGCTAACGGATTGGGTGGAACAGGGTTAACAATGGGTCCGTTTGTGGGTCAGCAACTTGCGAAGATAGCACTTGGTGAGTTACCGGATATCGAGCTGGAAAATTATGATGTATCTAAAGCGATAGCTTCACAATAA